One window of Candidatus Nitrospira kreftii genomic DNA carries:
- a CDS encoding hypothetical protein (conserved exported protein of unknown function) has translation MSGPETFPQLHAGRPRGCPGLIALLCCCLAPTTSSADDSFAENHAVLPPPAMEMEWGDHTRNDNLLSRSPTYAEARDACFAIGNRTEEQDKLRGAHGRPSLLLPRMRVCVGLVAAVDDIGWSGHEASGDHAKSLDHWAQAEQDYAMAVGILERTIEKEANQDLAALLKKLGAARFMQNDYSGAETVLRRALTIYTSTRGAEDLHVADTLDLLAGALFEQPQERALAGPLFFRAWVIREGALVPDHPAIADSLHHVAISLYSDNLSLAMPMLLRAKEIREKVFGHDHPLVAVSLSAMARMYEAHHHRDLAIPIYQDVLRIQERVFGPSASEAIQARDFLDMGSQEKPNQGGDPNAQR, from the coding sequence ATGTCTGGTCCAGAAACCTTTCCCCAACTTCATGCCGGTCGTCCGCGCGGCTGCCCGGGACTCATCGCGTTGCTGTGCTGTTGTCTGGCACCCACAACATCGTCTGCCGACGACTCTTTCGCTGAGAACCATGCGGTACTCCCTCCGCCGGCGATGGAGATGGAGTGGGGAGACCATACAAGAAACGACAACCTTCTCTCACGCAGCCCGACGTACGCAGAAGCCAGGGATGCGTGCTTCGCGATCGGTAACCGAACAGAAGAGCAGGATAAACTCCGCGGAGCTCATGGCAGACCAAGCTTGCTCTTGCCGAGGATGAGAGTGTGCGTCGGCTTGGTCGCCGCCGTCGACGACATTGGCTGGTCCGGACATGAGGCCAGCGGAGACCATGCCAAGTCCCTTGATCACTGGGCCCAAGCCGAACAAGACTATGCTATGGCCGTCGGAATATTAGAGCGTACCATCGAGAAAGAAGCGAACCAAGATCTGGCGGCTCTTCTGAAGAAATTGGGCGCAGCGAGGTTTATGCAGAACGACTACAGTGGCGCAGAAACCGTCTTGCGCCGAGCGCTTACCATTTACACGTCGACTCGGGGAGCTGAGGATCTTCACGTGGCCGACACCCTGGACCTGCTTGCCGGCGCGTTATTTGAACAGCCACAAGAGCGTGCATTAGCCGGTCCATTATTTTTCCGGGCTTGGGTTATTCGAGAAGGAGCGCTGGTACCGGACCATCCTGCCATTGCGGACAGTCTCCATCACGTCGCAATCAGTTTGTACTCCGATAACTTATCGCTCGCAATGCCGATGCTCCTCCGCGCAAAAGAAATCCGAGAAAAGGTCTTTGGGCATGACCATCCGTTGGTTGCGGTCTCGCTCAGCGCGATGGCCCGCATGTATGAAGCACATCACCACCGAGATCTCGCCATCCCTATCTATCAAGACGTGTTACGCATACAGGAAAGGGTCTTTGGGCCGAGTGCCTCCGAAGCTATACAGGCCCGCGACTTCCTGGACATGGGCTCTCAAGAGAAACCCAACCAAGGAGGCGATCCGAATGCTCAGAGGTAA
- a CDS encoding hypothetical protein (conserved protein of unknown function), giving the protein MIPTTTRVEQHTDEVINDEIRRHTEQRIASVGRQGESEINRRLEELDQEWDMERTLEANAATIALVGLGLGAFVHRRFFILPAVVAGFLLQHAVQGWCPPVPVFRRLGIRTAREIDLERYGLKAIRGDFNDLTESQAVDERKAKRVLAAMNR; this is encoded by the coding sequence ATGATCCCGACGACGACTCGAGTCGAACAACATACCGATGAAGTGATCAACGACGAGATCCGACGACACACAGAGCAACGCATCGCGTCTGTGGGGAGGCAAGGAGAATCTGAGATTAATCGACGGCTTGAAGAGCTGGATCAGGAATGGGATATGGAACGAACACTCGAAGCCAATGCCGCGACTATTGCTCTTGTCGGACTCGGTCTTGGAGCGTTTGTACATCGGCGGTTTTTTATTCTTCCGGCTGTGGTCGCCGGATTTCTTTTGCAGCATGCGGTGCAAGGATGGTGTCCACCGGTGCCGGTCTTCCGTCGTCTGGGAATTCGGACTGCGAGAGAAATCGATCTGGAACGGTATGGCCTGAAAGCAATTCGTGGAGACTTCAATGACTTGACGGAATCCCAGGCTGTTGACGAAAGGAAAGCCAAGCGCGTGCTGGCCGCCATGAACCGCTGA